One Bradyrhizobium zhanjiangense DNA segment encodes these proteins:
- a CDS encoding cysteine hydrolase family protein — translation MLNSAKPTKGVISAEPEPITLDWPATALLIIDMQRDFLEPGGFGETLGNDVSQLGRAVKPIGAVLKAARDTGMLVIHTREGHLPDLSDAPPAKVERGAPSLRIGDPGPMGRILIRGEAGHDIIPELYPLDSEIVIDKPGKGAFYATELGNVLEKYGIENLLVCGVTTEVCVNTTVREANDRGYRCVVISDGCASYFPEFHEMGLKMIKAQGGIFGWVASSAAVLEAMKASTA, via the coding sequence ATGTTGAACTCAGCCAAGCCGACAAAGGGCGTCATCAGCGCCGAGCCCGAGCCGATCACGCTCGACTGGCCCGCCACCGCGCTTCTCATCATCGACATGCAGCGCGATTTTCTCGAGCCCGGCGGCTTCGGCGAGACGCTGGGCAACGACGTCAGTCAGCTCGGGCGCGCGGTGAAGCCGATCGGCGCGGTGCTAAAGGCCGCGCGCGACACCGGCATGCTGGTGATCCACACCCGGGAAGGCCATCTCCCCGATCTCTCCGACGCGCCGCCGGCGAAGGTCGAGCGCGGTGCGCCGTCGTTGCGCATCGGCGATCCCGGCCCGATGGGGCGCATCCTCATCCGCGGCGAGGCCGGCCACGACATCATTCCCGAGCTCTATCCGCTCGACAGCGAGATCGTGATCGACAAGCCGGGCAAGGGTGCATTCTACGCCACCGAGCTCGGCAACGTCTTGGAGAAATACGGCATCGAGAATTTGCTGGTGTGCGGCGTCACCACGGAAGTCTGCGTCAACACCACCGTGCGTGAGGCCAACGACCGCGGCTATCGCTGCGTCGTCATCTCCGACGGCTGCGCATCCTACTTTCCCGAGTTTCACGAGATGGGCCTGAAGATGATCAAGGCCCAGGGCGGTATCTTCGGCTGGGTCGCTAGCTCGGCCGCAGTCCTGGAGGCGATGAAGGCTTCGACGGCTTAG